The following proteins are encoded in a genomic region of Arachis ipaensis cultivar K30076 chromosome B02, Araip1.1, whole genome shotgun sequence:
- the LOC107626822 gene encoding uncharacterized protein LOC107626822: protein MELADDMVEDGSNPKDRWYKEDNDQQETTKEFDHCPAIPVSKEEFEEWCKPWKKALIVKLLDKRVGLAFMEQRLKRDWVRKGTINVIDMDRDYFLVHFSDDEDYSHALMEGPWMIAGYYLIVQRWRPFFLTSENVVRKIVVWVHIPNLPIELYNQRFLWRVGSTIVHMLKIDRATSIHSREKFVRICVKIDLTKKLVPRISVLGSELNIEYEGLHQISFSCCKYSHRSESCYDNLETKASTHQANFSDDENSDKRNTINGEGDQNGKNNEGINVRDASTNATSNFGPWMLVKRPIRRKKDISFQKKKKRVLLMSVISWQI, encoded by the coding sequence ATGGAGCTTGCTGATGATATGGTGGAGGACGGTTCTAATCCCAAAGATCGATGGTATAAAGAGGACAATGATCAACAGGAGACTACAAAAGAGTTTGACCATTGTCCGGCTATTCCTGTTTctaaggaagagtttgaagagtgGTGCAAACCTTGGAAAAAAGCCCTCATTGTGAAGTTGTTGGACAAGAGGGTTGGTTTGGCCTTCATGGAACAACGTCTAAAGAGGGATTGGGTAAGGAAAGGTACCATTAATGTCATTGACATGGATCGTGACTACTTTCTTGTTCATTTTTCAGATGACGAGGACTATTCTCATGCGCTTATGGAAGGACCGTGGATGATAGCCGGATATTACCTTATTGTCCAAAGATGGAGACCCTTCTTCCTCACGTCGGAGAATGTGGTTAGAAAGATTGTTGTATGGGTTCACATCCCAAACTTGCCTATAGAACTCTATAACCAGCGATTTCTTTGGAGGGTGGGTTCTACTATTGTTCATATGCTCAAAATAGATCGTGCGACTTCTATACACTCAAGGGAAAAATTCGTGAGAATTTGTGTGAAAATCGATCTAACCAAGAAACTGGTGCCCCGCATTTCTGTTCTGGGAAGCGAACTGAACATTGAGTATGAAGGTCTTCATCAAATTTCTTTCTCTTGCTGTAAGTATAGCCATCGTTCAGAATCTTGCTACGATAATCTTGAAACTAAGGCGTCGACTCACCAAGCCAACTTCAGTGATGATGAAAACTCCGATAAAAGGAATACCATTAATGGGGAAGGTGACCAAAATGGAAAGAATAATGAGGGAATTAATGTCCGAGATGCTAGCACTAATGCCACGTCCAATTTCGGACCATGGATGTTGGTCAAGAGACCAATCAGGAGAAAGAAAGATATTTCcttccaaaaaaagaaaaaaagggttCTCTTAATGAGTGTGATTTCTTGGCAAATATAG
- the LOC107628178 gene encoding guanylate-binding protein 2-like isoform X1, with protein sequence MLMAPSTTTSSPFLPFALPFSNFAYCSLYSSVIMPIPSLLLLLFFSPSFGILNFHQPFPIVEPDPTHTKLRISSEGLESIKRITNPIASVAVIGPYRSGKSFLLNQLLSLSCYEGFGVGHMRDTKTKGIWVWGTPIELDIDGVRTSVFYLDTEGFESLGKSNVYDDRIFALATIMSSVLIYNLPETIREADISRLSFAVELAEEFYGRVKGRDVAFQPAKLLWLIQRDFLQGKSVQEMVNEALWHVPNIDGDKNIDKVNQIRDSLAIMGDNSTAFSLPQPHLDRIKLCDMKDAELDQSYVERRKQLKELVASIIRPKIIQGKTLNGTEFVSFMDQMLEALNKGEIPSTGSLVEVFNKGVLEKCLKLYGEKMATLNLPLPEESLEEAHDKSKGEVIKVFEKQCFGRRHAKKSFRQLDAEVEKVYKNIILQNEYLSSKSCEAVYTRCEDIMDQLQVLRLPSMAKFDAGFQQCNHSFGHECLGPAKTNYKQRMMKMLGKSRALFIKEYNKKIFNWLVTLSLVMVVIGRFITRFILIEIGAWMLFIFLQTYTRMFWSEESLYYNPVWNFIVATWETLVYSPILDLDRWAIPLVAMLSMFILYCWACYGKRKYGSQWLLPLHTSNTYGLNRPRTD encoded by the exons ATGCTCATGGCTCCTTCAACTACTACTTCTTCTCCATTTCTCCCTTTTGCTTTACCATTCTCTAATTTTGCATATTGCTCCCTCTACTCTTCTGTTATTATGCCAATTCCCTCTCTTCTCCTCCTACTTTTTTTCTCCCCTTCTTTCGGCATCCTCAATTTTCACCAACC CTTTCCAATTGTTGAACCTGATCCTACTCATACAAAGCTTCGGATTTCAAGTGAAGGATTGGAGTCTATCAAGAGAATAACGAATCCGATTGCATCTGTGGCA GTGATTGGGCCATATCGCTCTGGAAAATCTTTCTTGCTTAATCaacttctctctctttcttgttATGAAG ggtttggtGTTGGGCACATGCGTGACACCAAGACAAAAG GAATATGGGTTTGGGGAACGCCTATAGAGTTGGACATTGATGGAGTAAGAACTTCAGTTTTTTACCTTGATACAGAAGGTTTTGAAAGTCTTGGCAAGTCCAACGTATACGATGATCG GATTTTCGCTCTGGCAACTATTATGAGTTCTGTGCTTATTTACAATCTCCCTGAGACG ATACGCGAAGCTGACATCTCTCGGCTCTCTTTTGCGGTTGAGCTAGCTGAAGAATTTTATGGGAG AGTAAAG GGCCGAGATGTTGCATTTCAACCTGCTAAACTTTTGTGGCTTATCCAACGTGATTTTCTCC AAGGGAAATCAGTGCAGGAAATGGTGAACGAAGCTCTTTGGCATGTTCCCAACATTGATG GGGATAAAAATATTGATAAG GTCAATCAGATTCGAGACTCATTGGCTATTATGGGTGACAACAGCACTGCATTTAGCTTACCACAG CCACATCTTGATCGGATAAAGCTGTGTGATATGAAGGATGCTGAACTCGATCAATCATATGTTGAGAGAAGGAAGCAATTAAAGGAGCTTGTCGCCAGCATAATTCGTCCAAAGATTATACAGGGAAAGACTCTAAATGGGACAGAATTTGTGTCCTTCATGGATCAG ATGCTTGAAGCATTGAACAAAGGAGAAATTCCATCAACAGGGTCTCTTGTGGAGGTTTTCAACAAGGGTGTTCTTGAGAAATGTCTCAAGTTATATGGTGAAAAGATGGCAACATTGAATCTCCCGCTTCCAGAAGAATCTCTTGAAGAGGCACATGATAAATCTAAAGGTGAAGTCATTAAAGTCTTTGAAAAGCAGTGTTTTGGTCGTCGCCATGCTAAGAAATCATTCAGGCAGCTTGATGCAGAAGTGGAGAAG GTGTACAAAAACATTATTTTGCAAAACGAATATCTATCTTCAAAGTCCTGTGAGGCAGTTTACACCAGATGTGAGGATATTATGGATCAGCTTCAAGTTCTTAGGCTTCCTTCTATGGCAAAATTCGATGCGGGTTTCCAACAGTGCAATCATAGTTTCGGACATGAATGTCTAGGACCTGCAAAGACAAACTACAAGCAACGGATGATGAAG ATGTTGGGGAAGTCACGTGCTCTGTTTATAAAAGAATACAACAAGAAGATTTTCAATTGGTTGGTGACCTTATCATTGGTCATGGTAGTGATTGGTCGTTTTATCACAAGATTCATTTTGATTGAAATTGGAGCATGGATGCTCTTTATATTTCTGCAGACCTACACAAGAATGTTTTGGTCAGAAGAATCTCTTTACTATAATCCAGTTTGGAATTTTATAGTTGCAACTTGGGAAACTCTTGTTTATAGCCCAATTTTGGATCTTGACAG ATGGGCCATTCCCCTTGTTGCAATGCTGTCAATGTTCATTCTTTACTGCTGGGCCTGTTATGGGAAAAGGAAATATGGGTCGCAGTGGCTCTTACCATTACATACCAGCAACACATATGGTTTGAATCGACCAAGAACAGACTAA
- the LOC107628178 gene encoding guanylate-binding protein 4-like isoform X2, with translation MRDTKTKGIWVWGTPIELDIDGVRTSVFYLDTEGFESLGKSNVYDDRIFALATIMSSVLIYNLPETIREADISRLSFAVELAEEFYGRVKGRDVAFQPAKLLWLIQRDFLQGKSVQEMVNEALWHVPNIDGDKNIDKVNQIRDSLAIMGDNSTAFSLPQPHLDRIKLCDMKDAELDQSYVERRKQLKELVASIIRPKIIQGKTLNGTEFVSFMDQMLEALNKGEIPSTGSLVEVFNKGVLEKCLKLYGEKMATLNLPLPEESLEEAHDKSKGEVIKVFEKQCFGRRHAKKSFRQLDAEVEKVYKNIILQNEYLSSKSCEAVYTRCEDIMDQLQVLRLPSMAKFDAGFQQCNHSFGHECLGPAKTNYKQRMMKMLGKSRALFIKEYNKKIFNWLVTLSLVMVVIGRFITRFILIEIGAWMLFIFLQTYTRMFWSEESLYYNPVWNFIVATWETLVYSPILDLDRWAIPLVAMLSMFILYCWACYGKRKYGSQWLLPLHTSNTYGLNRPRTD, from the exons ATGCGTGACACCAAGACAAAAG GAATATGGGTTTGGGGAACGCCTATAGAGTTGGACATTGATGGAGTAAGAACTTCAGTTTTTTACCTTGATACAGAAGGTTTTGAAAGTCTTGGCAAGTCCAACGTATACGATGATCG GATTTTCGCTCTGGCAACTATTATGAGTTCTGTGCTTATTTACAATCTCCCTGAGACG ATACGCGAAGCTGACATCTCTCGGCTCTCTTTTGCGGTTGAGCTAGCTGAAGAATTTTATGGGAG AGTAAAG GGCCGAGATGTTGCATTTCAACCTGCTAAACTTTTGTGGCTTATCCAACGTGATTTTCTCC AAGGGAAATCAGTGCAGGAAATGGTGAACGAAGCTCTTTGGCATGTTCCCAACATTGATG GGGATAAAAATATTGATAAG GTCAATCAGATTCGAGACTCATTGGCTATTATGGGTGACAACAGCACTGCATTTAGCTTACCACAG CCACATCTTGATCGGATAAAGCTGTGTGATATGAAGGATGCTGAACTCGATCAATCATATGTTGAGAGAAGGAAGCAATTAAAGGAGCTTGTCGCCAGCATAATTCGTCCAAAGATTATACAGGGAAAGACTCTAAATGGGACAGAATTTGTGTCCTTCATGGATCAG ATGCTTGAAGCATTGAACAAAGGAGAAATTCCATCAACAGGGTCTCTTGTGGAGGTTTTCAACAAGGGTGTTCTTGAGAAATGTCTCAAGTTATATGGTGAAAAGATGGCAACATTGAATCTCCCGCTTCCAGAAGAATCTCTTGAAGAGGCACATGATAAATCTAAAGGTGAAGTCATTAAAGTCTTTGAAAAGCAGTGTTTTGGTCGTCGCCATGCTAAGAAATCATTCAGGCAGCTTGATGCAGAAGTGGAGAAG GTGTACAAAAACATTATTTTGCAAAACGAATATCTATCTTCAAAGTCCTGTGAGGCAGTTTACACCAGATGTGAGGATATTATGGATCAGCTTCAAGTTCTTAGGCTTCCTTCTATGGCAAAATTCGATGCGGGTTTCCAACAGTGCAATCATAGTTTCGGACATGAATGTCTAGGACCTGCAAAGACAAACTACAAGCAACGGATGATGAAG ATGTTGGGGAAGTCACGTGCTCTGTTTATAAAAGAATACAACAAGAAGATTTTCAATTGGTTGGTGACCTTATCATTGGTCATGGTAGTGATTGGTCGTTTTATCACAAGATTCATTTTGATTGAAATTGGAGCATGGATGCTCTTTATATTTCTGCAGACCTACACAAGAATGTTTTGGTCAGAAGAATCTCTTTACTATAATCCAGTTTGGAATTTTATAGTTGCAACTTGGGAAACTCTTGTTTATAGCCCAATTTTGGATCTTGACAG ATGGGCCATTCCCCTTGTTGCAATGCTGTCAATGTTCATTCTTTACTGCTGGGCCTGTTATGGGAAAAGGAAATATGGGTCGCAGTGGCTCTTACCATTACATACCAGCAACACATATGGTTTGAATCGACCAAGAACAGACTAA